In the Chryseobacterium sp. MYb264 genome, one interval contains:
- a CDS encoding carboxymuconolactone decarboxylase family protein, whose protein sequence is MKTISVPEKEQLSFGTQTILESVEKKMGKIPNLYATIGYSSSALKSMLETEASLAHDSSFTAKEREAINLIVSQVNECDYCLAAHTTLAKMRGFTEENTLEIRKGSFSETKLDAVIKLAKSIASHKGNAGNGALENFFNEGYDEKALVELTALVALRSFTNYVFANTQIPIDFPLAQAI, encoded by the coding sequence ATGAAAACAATTTCAGTACCCGAAAAAGAACAGCTAAGTTTTGGTACACAGACTATTTTAGAATCTGTAGAGAAAAAAATGGGGAAAATTCCCAATTTGTATGCAACCATCGGTTATTCGTCATCCGCCTTAAAATCGATGTTGGAAACGGAAGCTTCTTTGGCGCACGATTCATCGTTTACGGCAAAAGAAAGAGAAGCCATCAATCTTATCGTTTCACAAGTCAACGAATGTGATTATTGTTTGGCAGCACACACAACTTTGGCGAAAATGAGAGGCTTTACAGAAGAAAATACACTGGAAATCAGAAAAGGAAGTTTTTCAGAGACAAAATTAGACGCTGTGATTAAGTTGGCAAAATCAATTGCTAGCCATAAAGGAAATGCTGGAAACGGAGCTTTAGAAAATTTCTTCAACGAAGGATACGACGAAAAAGCTTTGGTTGAGCTGACTGCTTTGGTGGCGTTGAGAAGCTTTACCAATTATGTATTTGCCAATACGCAGATTCCTATTGATTTTCCTTTGGCACAGGCTATTTAA